A stretch of DNA from Arthrobacter globiformis:
GGGTTTCTCGTTCCGTCGGGCATGGGTGATGGCCGCCCCTGCCATGAGGAGGGCGAGCCCTGTGGCGGCGGCGGGCACGAGGAACGTCGCGATGTTCAGCAGGGCGGGCAGTATCAGGCCCACTGCTCCGAGAATCTCCACTGTTCCGATGCGCTTCACTGTGTCGTCGGAGAAGTCCTCCACCCAGCCCTGGCCCGCTGCTGCGAGCTTCGCCTTGGGTTGGGCAAGCTTCATGCTTCCGGCTGCGAGGAAGAGGAGTGCGAGTATCGCGGTGATGATCC
This window harbors:
- a CDS encoding DoxX family protein, with translation MNITLWIITAILALLFLAAGSMKLAQPKAKLAAAGQGWVEDFSDDTVKRIGTVEILGAVGLILPALLNIATFLVPAAATGLALLMAGAAITHARRNEKPNVIINIVLGILAAGVAVARFGPFSF